In Magnolia sinica isolate HGM2019 chromosome 12, MsV1, whole genome shotgun sequence, a single genomic region encodes these proteins:
- the LOC131220405 gene encoding uncharacterized protein LOC131220405 has translation MKLTSCAVFPLFTQRCVPHEKQLCFGCNELHDSGKSVPQQVPEPRKRRENKCTKVSEMGPIILRSHRVLLTTNPGDKTSTKGKDHPIKADAPVEMKPNYVKKDLSSSMNSSSVCKVEQIEGNTGSRGVDMDGAKISISGGVDSSIQRKCSSVCLDTIVLKMHPSGNNDSTVESKSTLLSSDVLRKRFSTH, from the coding sequence ATGAAACTAACATCATGTGCAGTCTTTCCTCTTTTTACTCAGAGGTGTGTTCCTCATGAGAAACAGTTGTGCTTTGGTTGTAACGAACTGCATGATTCTGGAAAGTCTGTGCCACAGCAAGTCCCAGAACCAaggaaaagaagggaaaataaaTGCACCAAGGTATCTGAGATGGGCCCCATTATACTTCGTTCTCATAGGGTGTTATTGACAACTAATCCTGGTGACAAGACTTCAACCAAGGGAAAAGATCACCCCATTAAGGCAGATGCGCCTGTTGAAATGAAGCCAAATTATGTTAAGAAGGATTTATCTTCAAGTATGAATTCTAGCTCAGTATGCAAGGTTGAACAGATTGAAGGGAATACAGGTTCTCGAGGAGTAGACATGGATGGTGCAAAGATATCAATATCTGGAGGTGTGGATTCATCTATTCAAAGAAAATGCAGTTCTGTATGCCTAGACACCATTGTCTTGAAGATGCATCCTTCAGGAAACAATGATTCAACTGTGGAATCGAAGTCTACTTTATTGTCCAGTGATGTGCTTCGCAAAAGATTCAGTACCCATTGA